The Aureispira anguillae genome contains a region encoding:
- a CDS encoding FG-GAP-like repeat-containing protein, protein MFPKLFTLPFMGFLLLLLTYSTVSYSQTTFSDVTSSIGIDHYHQTDDMGGGLAIFDYNNDTFPDIFYTGGFQRAALYKNNGDGTFTDVTLAAGLGFTDSVAFIAIVTGDIDNDGYRDIYLGTEGKDPNYLLRNNGNGTFSDITTSAGVAGDSSWTLSVTFGDYNKDSYLDLYVSNYVDTADVAFDSLGNFIGFTHICHRNILFMNNGDNTFTDVTTNMDVADLGCTLATVFTDYDSDRDVDIFTANDFGQWIVPNALYQNNYPGSFSDVSMPSNINSKMFGMGIAIGDYDQDLDLDYYVTNIGRNVLNKNNGDGTFTDTTNAAGVTNQWIFQDSLHATGWGTGFMDIDNDSYLDLYVANGLINAIPELLTSHIDPDKLYHNNGDGTFSDISALIPVDSLATSRGFAYGDYDNDGDIDLFPLPSLTDHTHDTIKVLVLRNDLNNNNNWLKVSLTGTVSNRDAFGAQILIYVNGKSWVHEISAGGSHCSQHSSIAHFGLGTANLVDSLVINWPNGITERLANINSNQTLYLTEGLISTINSPSQNTLNFIAFPNPAHEQLNIRYRLSQEQATELKLINALGQIVWQQHNGRQQAGQYNLTIPIQALNSGIYCIEFANKNKASTHKIIIQH, encoded by the coding sequence ATGTTCCCAAAATTATTTACCCTTCCCTTCATGGGATTTTTATTGTTACTCCTAACCTACTCAACCGTTAGTTATTCCCAAACCACCTTTAGTGATGTCACTTCAAGCATAGGGATTGACCATTACCATCAAACCGATGATATGGGAGGCGGACTTGCTATTTTTGATTATAACAACGATACCTTTCCTGATATTTTTTACACTGGGGGTTTTCAACGAGCTGCTCTATACAAAAACAACGGAGATGGCACTTTTACAGATGTCACCTTAGCGGCAGGATTAGGATTTACCGATTCCGTTGCGTTTATTGCCATTGTAACTGGAGACATTGATAACGATGGCTATCGAGATATTTATCTAGGAACGGAAGGAAAGGACCCTAATTATTTGCTCCGAAATAATGGGAATGGCACTTTTTCGGATATTACGACATCCGCTGGCGTTGCAGGCGATAGTTCTTGGACACTAAGTGTCACTTTTGGCGATTATAACAAAGACAGTTATTTAGATTTGTATGTTAGTAATTATGTAGACACAGCTGATGTGGCTTTTGATTCCCTAGGAAACTTTATTGGTTTTACACACATTTGCCACCGAAATATTCTTTTTATGAATAACGGCGACAACACCTTTACCGATGTTACGACCAATATGGATGTTGCCGATTTGGGTTGTACCCTTGCTACAGTATTTACCGATTATGACAGCGACCGAGATGTTGATATTTTTACAGCCAATGACTTTGGGCAATGGATCGTTCCCAATGCCTTATACCAAAATAACTATCCTGGTTCATTTAGCGATGTTAGCATGCCTTCTAATATCAATTCTAAAATGTTTGGGATGGGAATTGCCATTGGCGATTATGACCAAGATTTGGACTTAGATTACTATGTTACTAATATTGGCAGAAATGTATTGAACAAAAATAATGGCGATGGTACTTTTACCGATACAACCAATGCCGCAGGTGTCACCAATCAATGGATATTTCAAGACTCCTTACATGCGACAGGTTGGGGAACGGGTTTTATGGACATAGACAATGACAGTTATCTTGATTTGTATGTTGCCAATGGCTTAATTAATGCCATTCCTGAATTGTTGACTAGTCATATAGATCCTGATAAATTATATCACAATAATGGCGATGGTACTTTTTCAGACATCAGTGCATTGATTCCTGTAGACTCTTTAGCGACTAGCCGTGGGTTTGCTTATGGAGATTATGATAATGACGGGGACATTGATTTATTCCCACTTCCTAGCTTAACCGATCACACGCATGACACGATTAAAGTACTTGTGCTTCGCAATGATCTCAACAACAATAACAACTGGCTCAAAGTATCTTTAACAGGTACCGTTAGCAATCGAGATGCTTTTGGCGCTCAAATTTTAATTTATGTCAATGGAAAATCTTGGGTGCACGAAATTTCGGCGGGGGGTAGTCATTGCTCGCAACACAGTTCTATTGCCCACTTTGGATTGGGGACTGCTAATTTGGTAGACAGTTTGGTTATCAATTGGCCCAATGGTATCACTGAGCGGCTTGCCAATATCAACTCCAATCAAACGCTGTATCTAACAGAAGGCTTAATTTCTACTATAAATTCTCCTTCTCAAAATACGCTTAATTTTATAGCTTTTCCCAATCCTGCACATGAACAGCTTAATATTCGCTATCGCTTGTCTCAAGAACAAGCCACCGAATTAAAACTAATCAATGCACTTGGGCAAATTGTTTGGCAACAACACAATGGTCGTCAACAAGCTGGTCAATACAATTTGACCATCCCAATTCAGGCCTTAAACAGTGGAATTTATTGCATAGAGTTCGCCAATAAAAACAAAGCTTCCACGCATAAAATAATTATACAACATTAA
- a CDS encoding Crp/Fnr family transcriptional regulator — translation MNTQLSHYIRRYITISDSELELFNAALSPKKLAAKEYLLQAGRICTSRYFITKGCLQLYYINTKGNNQIVHFGLDNWWITDYESLIHQIPSKLYIQAIEPTEILALNIASFEKLCQQLPKIERLFRIIMERSYVAAQRRLEFMFSLSGEELYRTFIAANPTFAQRIPQYMLASYLGFTPEFLSKIRAKKK, via the coding sequence ATGAACACTCAATTAAGCCATTACATAAGACGTTATATTACGATTTCTGACTCAGAATTGGAATTATTTAATGCTGCTTTGAGTCCCAAAAAATTAGCCGCAAAAGAATACCTATTGCAAGCAGGAAGAATTTGTACTTCAAGGTATTTTATAACAAAGGGTTGTTTGCAGTTGTATTATATTAACACCAAGGGAAACAATCAAATTGTTCATTTTGGGCTTGACAATTGGTGGATTACAGATTATGAAAGCCTAATTCATCAAATCCCGTCTAAATTATACATACAGGCAATTGAGCCAACAGAAATATTGGCATTAAATATCGCTTCTTTTGAAAAGCTGTGCCAGCAACTCCCTAAGATAGAACGCCTTTTTCGAATTATTATGGAGCGATCTTATGTTGCGGCTCAACGAAGATTAGAATTTATGTTTAGTCTCTCTGGCGAAGAACTGTACCGCACTTTTATTGCTGCAAATCCTACTTTTGCCCAACGAATTCCCCAATACATGTTAGCCTCTTATTTGGGCTTTACGCCTGAATTTCTAAGCAAAATCCGAGCTAAGAAAAAATAG
- a CDS encoding NAD(P)-dependent malic enzyme — MDYFEESLHLHSYLKGKIGVRNKMDVRTQEHLSLVYSPGVAAPCLEIQKNPESVWEYTMKSNSVAIVTDGSAVLGLGNLGAEASIPVMEGKAMLFRRFGRINAFPICLDTQNVDEIVETVRRIAPVFGGVNLEDIAAPRSFEVEERLQDLGIPVFHDDQHGTAIVVLGALINAAKLVGKRLEDLSVVINGAGAAGIAIAKLLRCVDHGEQDSVCTPVKEMIICDSKGIVHRDRDNLNEAKKRALGFTNLNNKKGSLKDALVDADVFIGVSMGNLLTTEDIKTMAKDSIIFALANPTPEIMPEEAYKGGAAIVGTGRSDLPNQVNNVLGFPGIFRGALDARAKQITPNMKLAAAYAIAESISNPSKDMIIPPALDEVVAYKVAKAVKEAALKDMQ; from the coding sequence ATGGATTATTTCGAAGAATCTCTTCATCTACATAGTTATTTAAAAGGAAAAATTGGGGTTCGTAACAAAATGGATGTTCGCACACAAGAGCACCTTTCTTTGGTTTATTCACCAGGTGTTGCTGCTCCATGTTTAGAAATACAAAAAAATCCCGAATCAGTTTGGGAATATACCATGAAAAGCAACTCGGTGGCAATTGTTACCGATGGATCTGCTGTTTTGGGACTTGGAAACCTTGGAGCAGAGGCCTCTATTCCTGTTATGGAAGGAAAGGCTATGCTTTTTCGTCGTTTTGGACGAATCAATGCATTTCCAATTTGTCTAGACACACAAAATGTAGATGAAATTGTAGAAACAGTTCGTCGCATTGCTCCAGTATTTGGAGGAGTTAACCTAGAGGATATTGCCGCTCCTAGAAGCTTTGAAGTAGAAGAACGCTTGCAAGATTTAGGCATTCCCGTTTTTCATGACGACCAACACGGAACAGCAATTGTTGTTTTAGGTGCTTTAATCAACGCTGCAAAATTAGTAGGAAAACGTTTAGAAGATCTATCCGTTGTTATCAATGGAGCTGGTGCTGCGGGGATCGCTATTGCCAAGCTGCTTCGTTGTGTAGATCATGGCGAGCAAGATAGTGTTTGTACGCCTGTTAAAGAAATGATTATTTGCGACAGCAAGGGGATTGTTCATAGGGATAGAGACAACCTAAATGAGGCCAAAAAGAGAGCTTTGGGCTTCACCAATCTTAACAATAAGAAAGGAAGCCTAAAAGATGCCCTTGTTGATGCTGACGTCTTTATTGGGGTAAGTATGGGCAACTTGCTAACGACTGAAGATATTAAAACCATGGCTAAGGATTCTATTATTTTTGCGCTGGCAAATCCAACCCCTGAAATCATGCCTGAAGAAGCCTATAAAGGAGGAGCCGCAATTGTAGGTACTGGCCGAAGCGACTTGCCGAACCAAGTTAATAATGTATTGGGTTTTCCTGGTATTTTTAGAGGTGCCTTGGATGCTCGTGCCAAGCAAATTACACCGAATATGAAATTAGCTGCGGCTTATGCTATTGCAGAGAGTATTTCCAATCCATCTAAAGATATGATTATTCCGCCTGCATTAGACGAAGTTGTTGCTTATAAAGTTGCCAAAGCTGTTAAAGAAGCAGCCTTAAAAGACATGCAATAA
- a CDS encoding DNA-3-methyladenine glycosylase family protein: MHSKAIQVLSKDPSLKAIISKIQLPELSSSKDVYRSLLRSIVSQQLSVKAAATIHQRFLDLFDHQDPLPHLLLEKSLEELRAAGLSRQKAGYMQNIAAFALEHQFDQINWDDYTDKELVTFLTQIKGVGTWTVQMMLMFTLQRSDVFPSADLGIQQAMQKLYNIEGKGKVLISQMDKIAANWSPYRTIACRYLWQWKDL; this comes from the coding sequence ATGCATTCAAAAGCCATCCAAGTTTTATCAAAAGATCCTTCATTAAAAGCAATCATTTCTAAGATTCAACTTCCAGAACTATCTTCTTCCAAAGATGTTTATCGCAGTTTATTAAGATCTATTGTCTCTCAACAACTTTCCGTAAAAGCTGCTGCTACCATCCATCAACGTTTTTTAGACTTATTTGATCATCAAGATCCCTTGCCTCATTTGCTTTTAGAAAAAAGTTTAGAAGAACTAAGAGCAGCTGGTTTATCAAGGCAAAAAGCTGGTTATATGCAAAATATTGCCGCCTTCGCTCTTGAGCATCAATTTGATCAAATTAATTGGGACGATTATACAGACAAAGAACTGGTAACATTTTTAACTCAGATAAAAGGTGTAGGGACTTGGACCGTTCAAATGATGTTGATGTTTACTCTACAACGCAGTGATGTTTTTCCTAGTGCAGATTTGGGGATACAACAAGCCATGCAAAAGTTGTACAACATAGAAGGCAAGGGCAAAGTATTGATTAGCCAAATGGATAAAATTGCAGCAAATTGGAGCCCTTATAGAACCATTGCTTGCCGATATTTATGGCAATGGAAAGATTTATAG
- a CDS encoding peptide MFS transporter, protein MKTSEIAPTTTLFGHPKGLFYLFFAELWERFSFYGMKALLLLYMTQHLLYSDDVSFGILSAYMSLVYITPLWGGIIADKILGYRKSILLGGILMALGHFFLSFETPLFFYGSLGLIIVGNGFFKPNISSFVGALYKNNPTQRDAGFTIFYLGINLGAAIAPLICAWVADLYGWHYGFMLAGIGMLLGLFFFQRGLNSDVFGAAGKLPNSTNYYQKKGGLNQGQWISLGAFAVVPIFAAIIYLHQYEHYLIFAATLFLVLYVLYILSRVSPLERGRLIVVIYFTLLSTLFAALFEQTGSSVVLFADRNVNLIGITAAQTNSINASFIVLLAIPFSMLWGWLNKINKNPSAPYKFSIGLILLGLAAIIFGRSAVSADAMAQTSMVYLVIGYFVLTVGELFLSPIGLSKVTELSPTRYIAFIMGVWFSSYFYGHYFAGKIAQLTVNNGDKNILTDSFGTFIEIITQLNPSIAAEKGKAFEQLYAYVSVYVSFGIITLSIGLLAFFIAPFMAKLMQLEEYKN, encoded by the coding sequence ATGAAAACATCAGAAATTGCCCCAACGACTACTTTATTTGGGCACCCCAAAGGTCTCTTTTATTTATTTTTTGCAGAATTATGGGAGCGCTTTTCCTTCTATGGAATGAAAGCGCTTTTGCTCCTATATATGACGCAACACTTATTGTATTCAGACGATGTATCCTTTGGGATTTTATCGGCTTACATGTCTCTGGTCTATATAACTCCTTTATGGGGAGGAATTATTGCCGACAAAATTCTAGGTTACCGCAAATCCATTTTATTAGGCGGTATACTAATGGCTTTGGGACACTTTTTTCTTTCTTTTGAAACCCCTCTTTTCTTTTATGGCTCTCTAGGGCTCATTATTGTTGGAAATGGATTTTTTAAGCCCAATATTTCTTCTTTTGTTGGCGCATTGTATAAAAACAATCCTACTCAACGAGATGCTGGTTTTACGATTTTTTATTTGGGTATTAATTTAGGAGCCGCTATAGCCCCCCTTATCTGTGCTTGGGTTGCCGATCTTTATGGTTGGCATTATGGCTTTATGTTAGCAGGAATTGGTATGTTATTGGGCTTATTTTTCTTTCAACGAGGGCTCAATAGTGATGTTTTTGGTGCTGCTGGAAAATTGCCCAACTCAACCAATTATTACCAAAAAAAGGGCGGATTAAACCAAGGGCAATGGATTTCATTGGGAGCTTTTGCCGTTGTTCCAATTTTTGCAGCCATTATATATTTGCATCAATACGAGCACTACTTAATTTTTGCGGCTACCCTATTTTTGGTGCTTTACGTTCTTTATATTTTAAGTCGTGTTAGCCCCCTTGAGCGAGGGCGTTTAATTGTTGTCATTTATTTCACCTTACTCTCCACTTTATTTGCTGCTTTATTTGAACAAACAGGAAGCTCGGTTGTGCTTTTTGCGGATCGAAATGTAAATTTAATTGGCATCACTGCGGCTCAAACCAATAGTATTAATGCTAGTTTTATTGTCTTACTGGCCATCCCTTTTTCTATGCTTTGGGGCTGGCTTAACAAAATTAATAAAAATCCCAGCGCCCCTTACAAATTTAGCATTGGGCTAATCTTACTGGGGTTAGCAGCAATTATATTTGGACGTTCTGCCGTTAGTGCCGATGCCATGGCCCAAACCTCTATGGTGTATCTGGTCATTGGTTATTTTGTGCTAACTGTAGGTGAATTATTCTTATCGCCCATTGGTTTATCAAAAGTAACCGAACTATCCCCCACTCGATACATTGCATTTATAATGGGGGTTTGGTTTTCTTCTTATTTTTATGGGCATTATTTTGCAGGTAAAATTGCACAACTAACTGTCAACAATGGAGATAAAAATATACTGACGGACAGCTTTGGTACTTTCATCGAAATTATCACCCAACTCAATCCAAGTATTGCCGCTGAAAAAGGCAAAGCGTTTGAACAATTATACGCTTATGTTTCTGTCTATGTTAGCTTTGGGATCATCACGTTATCCATTGGTTTATTGGCCTTTTTTATCGCTCCCTTTATGGCTAAGTTAATGCAATTAGAGGAGTACAAAAACTAG
- the tpx gene encoding thiol peroxidase: MATITFKGNPIQTAGELPLVGSKAPDFVLVKNDLSTATLSDFKGSKVILNIFPSIDTGICAMSVKKFNEKAASLEHTQVLCISRDLPFAQSRFCGSEGIKDVINLSDYATSAFCKDYGLLMLDGPLHHLAARAVVIVDEEGTVIYTELVPEIVQEPNYEAALASL, translated from the coding sequence ATGGCAACGATTACATTTAAAGGCAACCCAATCCAAACCGCAGGCGAACTTCCACTCGTAGGAAGCAAAGCTCCTGATTTTGTATTAGTAAAAAATGACTTATCAACGGCTACCTTATCCGATTTTAAAGGATCTAAGGTCATTCTAAATATATTCCCAAGCATAGACACAGGCATTTGTGCCATGTCTGTCAAAAAATTTAATGAAAAAGCTGCTAGTTTGGAACACACGCAAGTATTGTGCATTTCAAGAGATTTGCCTTTTGCTCAAAGCCGTTTTTGTGGTTCTGAAGGCATTAAGGATGTTATTAATTTATCCGATTATGCCACTAGTGCTTTCTGCAAGGACTATGGTTTACTAATGTTAGATGGTCCCTTGCATCATTTAGCAGCAAGAGCGGTTGTTATAGTAGATGAAGAAGGAACCGTTATCTATACAGAGCTCGTTCCTGAAATTGTGCAAGAGCCCAATTATGAAGCAGCATTGGCTAGTCTTTAA